In Dromiciops gliroides isolate mDroGli1 chromosome 4, mDroGli1.pri, whole genome shotgun sequence, one DNA window encodes the following:
- the PTCH2 gene encoding protein patched homolog 2 isoform X2 — MIERMIEKLFPCVILTPLDCFWEGAKLQGGSAYLPGRPDIQWTNLDPKQLLEELGPFASLEGFRELLDKAQVGQAYVGRPCLHPDDPHCPASAPNRQSRQVPDIAQELSGGCHGFSRKFMHWQEELLLGSPVRSPQGRLLSAEALQSTFLLMSPRQLYDHYRGDYETHDISWSEAQAGAVLQAWQRRFVELAQQSVPQNASQQIHAFSATTLDDLLRSFSDISAVRVAGGYLLMLAYACVTMLRWDCSKSQGAVGLAGVLLVALSVASGLGLCSLLGMTFNAATTQVLPFLALGIGVDDMFLLAHAFTEAPSGTPLQERTGECLQRMGTSVVLTSVNNLVAFFMAALVPIPALRAFSLQAAVVVSCNFTAVLLIFPAILSLDLHRRHRQRLDVLCCFSSPCSSRVIQLQPQELGEVQMPRSGAHLTATVQAFARCDTAGQHVVTILPPTTHLAPLPTEPLGSQLFGPMGSTRDLLGQVAGTGRGQVCRPLPCARWNLSRFARCQYAPLLLQPRAKGLVLVLFGALLGLSLYGATWVQDGLTLTDMVPRGTKEYDFLTAQIKYFSLYEVALVTQGGFDYARSQRALLDLHSRFSGLKSVLAPQPPRSWLHRYSAWLQGIQAAFDQDWAAGRITRHSCRNGSEDGALAYRLLIQTGDTKEPLDYSQLDKRKLVDADGLILPELFYAGLTVWVSRDPLGLAASQANFYPPPPEWLHDKYDSTGESLHIPAAQPLEFAQFPFLLSGLRQTEDFVEAIEGARAVCAEAARAGIRAYPSGSPFLFWEQYLGLRRCFLLAVCVLLACTFVVCTLLLLSPWTAGLIVLVLAMMTVELFGIMGFLGIKLSAIPVVILVASVGIGVEFTAHVALGFLTASGSRDVRSAQALEHMFAPVMDGAVSTLLGLLMLAGSDFDFIVRYFFVVLTVLTGLGLLHGLVLLPVLLSILGPPPQVSLPDGSNHLTRPDPVSLPLSPPHFFLGPSPAFRGPETGAGDAPSTFILPPAHSHILVEASKDPNFPTITVVQTYKDSPPGPGLPSLTTTAGSEARWGPHASPSAFTTLTASVTVALHPPPLPGSYAQEVSEDWTPQHPLATEPKGPGPHC; from the exons ATGATTGAGCGG ATGATCGAGAAATTGTTTCCCTGTGTGATCCTCACCCCGCTGGACTGCTTCTGGGAAGGAGCCAAACTGCAGGGGGGCTCTGCGTACCTACC GGGCCGACCTGATATTCAGTGGACCAACCTGGACCCTAAGCAGCTTCTCGAAGAACTAGGCCCCTTTGCCTCCCTTGAGGGCTTCCGTGAGCTGCTGGACAAGGCCCAGGTGGGCCAGGCTTATGTTGGACGGCCCTGCCTTCACCCCGatgacccccattgcccagccagtGCCCCTAATCGCCAAAGCAGGCAG GTCCCAGACATTGCCCAAGAGCTAAGCGGTGGCTGCCACGGCTTCTCACGCAAGTTTATGCACTGGCAGGAGGAGCTGCTTCTCGGCAGCCCGGTGAGGAGCCCTCAGGGCCGGCTGCTCAG CGCGGAAGCCTTGCAGAGTACCTTCCTTCTCATGAGCCCCCGGCAGCTGTATGATCACTACAGAGGGGACTACGAGACCCATGACATCAGCTGGAGCGAGGCCCAAGCAGGCGCCGTGCTCCAGGCCTGGCAGAGACGCTTTGTGGAG CTGGCACAGCAATCAGTACCCCAGAATGCATCTCAGCAGATCCACGCCTTCTCTGCCACCACCCTGGATGACCTCCTTCGCTCCTTCTCTGACATCAGTGCAGTGCGTGTGGCCGGTGGCTACCTCCTCATG ctgGCCTATGCCTGTGTGACCATGCTCCGCTGGGACTGTTCCAAGTCCCAGGGGGCTGTTGGCCTGGCTGGAGTCCTGCTGGTTGCCCTATCCGTGGCCTCTGGCCTTGGCCTCTGCTCACTGTTGGGTATGACCTTCAATGCTGCTACAACCCAG GTGCTTCCATTCCTAGCCCTGGGCATTGGGGTGGACGACATGTTTCTGCTGGCTCATGCCTTCACTGAAGCCCCGTCTGGCACCCCCCTGCAG GAGCGGACGGGTGAGTGCCTGCAGCGTATGGGCACCAGCGTAGTGCTCACCTCTGTCAACAACCTGGTAGCCTTCTTCATGGCGGCCCTGGTCCCCATCCCTGCCCTCCGTGCCTTCTCCCTCCAG GCTGCTGTGGTGGTCAGCTGTAACTTCACTGCCGTCCTGCTCATCTTCCCGGCCATCCTCAGCTTGGATCTGCACCGGCGCCATCGACAGCGGCTGGATGTGCTCTGCTGCTTCTCCAG CCCCTGCTCTTCCCGGGTGATTCAGCTCCAGCCCCAGGAGCTAGGGGAGGTCCAGATGCCCAGAAGCGGGGCCCATCTGACAGCTACAGTCCAGGCCTTCGCCCGCTGTGACACTGCTGGCCAGCACGTGGTCACCATCCTGCCCCCTACAACACACCTGGCCCCTCTACCCACTGAGCCTCTGGGCTCCCAGCTCTTTGGCCCCATGGGATCTACGAGAGACTTGCTGGGCCAGGTGGCAGGCACAGGACGGGGACAGGTGTGCCGGCCACTCCCCTGTGCTCGCTGGAACCTCTCTCGATTTGCCCGATGTCAGTATGCACCCCTGCTACTGCAGCCGCGAGCCAAG GGCCTGGTCCTGGTGCTGTTCGGGGCCCTGCTGGGACTGAGTCTGTATGGAGCCACCTGGGTACAGGACGGGCTGACCCTGACAGACATGGTGCCCCGGGGGACCAAGGAGTATGACTTCCTGACTGCCCAGATCAAGTACTTCTCCCTGTACGAGGTGGCCCTGGTGACCCAGGGCGGCTTCGACTATGCCCGCTCCCAGCGGGCCCTGTTGGACCTGCACAGCCGCTTCAGTGGCCTCAAATCCGTGCTGGCACCACAGCCTCCCCGAAGCTGGCTGCACCGCTACAGCGCCTGGCTCCAGG GAATCCAGGCTGCCTTTGACCAGGACTGGGCGGCTGGACGCATCACACGCCACTCGTGCCGCAACGGTTCTGAGGATGGGGCCCTGGCCTACAGGCTGCTCATCCAGACGGGAGACACCAAGGAGCCCCTGGACTACAGCCAG ctGGACAAGAGGAAGCTTGTGGACGCCGACGGCCTCATCCTGCCTGAACTCTTCTACGCTGGGTTGACCGTATGGGTGAGCAGAGACCCCTTGGGCCTGGCCGCCTCCCAAGCCAActtctacccccctcccccagagtgGCTGCATGACAAATATGACAGCACAGGCGAGAGCTTGCACA TCCCGGCGGCCCAGCCCCTGGAGTTTGCCCAATTCCCCTTCCTGCTGAGCGGACTCCGGCAGACCGAAGACTTTGTGGAGGCCATCGAAGGGGCCCGGGCTGTCTGTGCAGAAGCGGCCCGGGCCGGGATCCGAGCCTACCCCAgtggctcccccttcctcttctggGAACAGTACCTAGGGCTCCGCCGCTGCTTTCTGCTTGCTGTCTGCGTGCTGCTGGCCTGCACCTTTGTGGTCTGCACCTTGCTGCTGCTCAGCCCCTGGACAGCTGGCCTCATT gtgCTGGTGCTGGCTATGATGACTGTGGAATTATTTGGCATCATGGGCTTCCTGGGCATCAAACTAAGTGCCATCCCTGTGGTGATTCTTGTGGCCTCTGTGGGTATTGGCGTTGAGTTCACAGCTCATGTAGCTCTG GGCTTTCTGACAGCCTCAGGCAGCCGAGATGTGCGGTCAGCCCAGGCCTTGGAGCACATGTTTGCACCAGTGATGGATGGGGCCGTGTCTACCCTGCTGGGGCTGCTCATGCTGGCTGGCTCTGACTTCGACTTTATCGTCAG GTACTTCTTTGTGGTGCTGACCGTTCTGACAGGCCTGGGTCTGCTCCACGGGCTCGTTCTGCTTCCTGTGCTGCTCTCCATCCTGGGCCCCCCACCCCAG GTGTCTCTGCCAGATGGAAGCAATCATCTGACCCGCCCTGACCCAGTCTCATTGCCCCTCAGTCCTCCTCACTTCTTCCTGGGCCCAAGCCCAGCCTTCCGGGGTCCTGAGACAGGAGCTGGGGATGCTCCAAGCACCTTCATCCTGCCCCCGGCCCACTCCCATATCTTGGTGGAAGCCAGCAAGGACCCCAACTTCCCAACCATCACA GTGGTACAGACATACAAGGACAGCCCCCCTGGCCCCGGCCTGCCCTCGCTCACAACCACAGCAGGAAGCGAGGCCCGCTGGGGGCCCCACGCAAGCCCCAGTGCCTTCACTACGCTGACGGCCTCAGTCACTGTGGCCCTGCACCCACCCCCGCTGCCAGGCAGCTATGCCCAGGAGGTCTCTGAGGACTGGACTCCTCAGCACCCTCTGGCCACCGAGCCCAAGGGACCTGGCCCCCACTGCTAG
- the PTCH2 gene encoding protein patched homolog 2 isoform X3 yields MIEKLFPCVILTPLDCFWEGAKLQGGSAYLPGRPDIQWTNLDPKQLLEELGPFASLEGFRELLDKAQVGQAYVGRPCLHPDDPHCPASAPNRQSRQVPDIAQELSGGCHGFSRKFMHWQEELLLGSPVRSPQGRLLSAEALQSTFLLMSPRQLYDHYRGDYETHDISWSEAQAGAVLQAWQRRFVELAQQSVPQNASQQIHAFSATTLDDLLRSFSDISAVRVAGGYLLMLAYACVTMLRWDCSKSQGAVGLAGVLLVALSVASGLGLCSLLGMTFNAATTQVLPFLALGIGVDDMFLLAHAFTEAPSGTPLQERTGECLQRMGTSVVLTSVNNLVAFFMAALVPIPALRAFSLQAAVVVSCNFTAVLLIFPAILSLDLHRRHRQRLDVLCCFSSPCSSRVIQLQPQELGEVQMPRSGAHLTATVQAFARCDTAGQHVVTILPPTTHLAPLPTEPLGSQLFGPMGSTRDLLGQVAGTGRGQVCRPLPCARWNLSRFARCQYAPLLLQPRAKGLVLVLFGALLGLSLYGATWVQDGLTLTDMVPRGTKEYDFLTAQIKYFSLYEVALVTQGGFDYARSQRALLDLHSRFSGLKSVLAPQPPRSWLHRYSAWLQGIQAAFDQDWAAGRITRHSCRNGSEDGALAYRLLIQTGDTKEPLDYSQLDKRKLVDADGLILPELFYAGLTVWVSRDPLGLAASQANFYPPPPEWLHDKYDSTGESLHIPAAQPLEFAQFPFLLSGLRQTEDFVEAIEGARAVCAEAARAGIRAYPSGSPFLFWEQYLGLRRCFLLAVCVLLACTFVVCTLLLLSPWTAGLIVLVLAMMTVELFGIMGFLGIKLSAIPVVILVASVGIGVEFTAHVALGFLTASGSRDVRSAQALEHMFAPVMDGAVSTLLGLLMLAGSDFDFIVRYFFVVLTVLTGLGLLHGLVLLPVLLSILGPPPQVSLPDGSNHLTRPDPVSLPLSPPHFFLGPSPAFRGPETGAGDAPSTFILPPAHSHILVEASKDPNFPTITVVQTYKDSPPGPGLPSLTTTAGSEARWGPHASPSAFTTLTASVTVALHPPPLPGSYAQEVSEDWTPQHPLATEPKGPGPHC; encoded by the exons ATGATCGAGAAATTGTTTCCCTGTGTGATCCTCACCCCGCTGGACTGCTTCTGGGAAGGAGCCAAACTGCAGGGGGGCTCTGCGTACCTACC GGGCCGACCTGATATTCAGTGGACCAACCTGGACCCTAAGCAGCTTCTCGAAGAACTAGGCCCCTTTGCCTCCCTTGAGGGCTTCCGTGAGCTGCTGGACAAGGCCCAGGTGGGCCAGGCTTATGTTGGACGGCCCTGCCTTCACCCCGatgacccccattgcccagccagtGCCCCTAATCGCCAAAGCAGGCAG GTCCCAGACATTGCCCAAGAGCTAAGCGGTGGCTGCCACGGCTTCTCACGCAAGTTTATGCACTGGCAGGAGGAGCTGCTTCTCGGCAGCCCGGTGAGGAGCCCTCAGGGCCGGCTGCTCAG CGCGGAAGCCTTGCAGAGTACCTTCCTTCTCATGAGCCCCCGGCAGCTGTATGATCACTACAGAGGGGACTACGAGACCCATGACATCAGCTGGAGCGAGGCCCAAGCAGGCGCCGTGCTCCAGGCCTGGCAGAGACGCTTTGTGGAG CTGGCACAGCAATCAGTACCCCAGAATGCATCTCAGCAGATCCACGCCTTCTCTGCCACCACCCTGGATGACCTCCTTCGCTCCTTCTCTGACATCAGTGCAGTGCGTGTGGCCGGTGGCTACCTCCTCATG ctgGCCTATGCCTGTGTGACCATGCTCCGCTGGGACTGTTCCAAGTCCCAGGGGGCTGTTGGCCTGGCTGGAGTCCTGCTGGTTGCCCTATCCGTGGCCTCTGGCCTTGGCCTCTGCTCACTGTTGGGTATGACCTTCAATGCTGCTACAACCCAG GTGCTTCCATTCCTAGCCCTGGGCATTGGGGTGGACGACATGTTTCTGCTGGCTCATGCCTTCACTGAAGCCCCGTCTGGCACCCCCCTGCAG GAGCGGACGGGTGAGTGCCTGCAGCGTATGGGCACCAGCGTAGTGCTCACCTCTGTCAACAACCTGGTAGCCTTCTTCATGGCGGCCCTGGTCCCCATCCCTGCCCTCCGTGCCTTCTCCCTCCAG GCTGCTGTGGTGGTCAGCTGTAACTTCACTGCCGTCCTGCTCATCTTCCCGGCCATCCTCAGCTTGGATCTGCACCGGCGCCATCGACAGCGGCTGGATGTGCTCTGCTGCTTCTCCAG CCCCTGCTCTTCCCGGGTGATTCAGCTCCAGCCCCAGGAGCTAGGGGAGGTCCAGATGCCCAGAAGCGGGGCCCATCTGACAGCTACAGTCCAGGCCTTCGCCCGCTGTGACACTGCTGGCCAGCACGTGGTCACCATCCTGCCCCCTACAACACACCTGGCCCCTCTACCCACTGAGCCTCTGGGCTCCCAGCTCTTTGGCCCCATGGGATCTACGAGAGACTTGCTGGGCCAGGTGGCAGGCACAGGACGGGGACAGGTGTGCCGGCCACTCCCCTGTGCTCGCTGGAACCTCTCTCGATTTGCCCGATGTCAGTATGCACCCCTGCTACTGCAGCCGCGAGCCAAG GGCCTGGTCCTGGTGCTGTTCGGGGCCCTGCTGGGACTGAGTCTGTATGGAGCCACCTGGGTACAGGACGGGCTGACCCTGACAGACATGGTGCCCCGGGGGACCAAGGAGTATGACTTCCTGACTGCCCAGATCAAGTACTTCTCCCTGTACGAGGTGGCCCTGGTGACCCAGGGCGGCTTCGACTATGCCCGCTCCCAGCGGGCCCTGTTGGACCTGCACAGCCGCTTCAGTGGCCTCAAATCCGTGCTGGCACCACAGCCTCCCCGAAGCTGGCTGCACCGCTACAGCGCCTGGCTCCAGG GAATCCAGGCTGCCTTTGACCAGGACTGGGCGGCTGGACGCATCACACGCCACTCGTGCCGCAACGGTTCTGAGGATGGGGCCCTGGCCTACAGGCTGCTCATCCAGACGGGAGACACCAAGGAGCCCCTGGACTACAGCCAG ctGGACAAGAGGAAGCTTGTGGACGCCGACGGCCTCATCCTGCCTGAACTCTTCTACGCTGGGTTGACCGTATGGGTGAGCAGAGACCCCTTGGGCCTGGCCGCCTCCCAAGCCAActtctacccccctcccccagagtgGCTGCATGACAAATATGACAGCACAGGCGAGAGCTTGCACA TCCCGGCGGCCCAGCCCCTGGAGTTTGCCCAATTCCCCTTCCTGCTGAGCGGACTCCGGCAGACCGAAGACTTTGTGGAGGCCATCGAAGGGGCCCGGGCTGTCTGTGCAGAAGCGGCCCGGGCCGGGATCCGAGCCTACCCCAgtggctcccccttcctcttctggGAACAGTACCTAGGGCTCCGCCGCTGCTTTCTGCTTGCTGTCTGCGTGCTGCTGGCCTGCACCTTTGTGGTCTGCACCTTGCTGCTGCTCAGCCCCTGGACAGCTGGCCTCATT gtgCTGGTGCTGGCTATGATGACTGTGGAATTATTTGGCATCATGGGCTTCCTGGGCATCAAACTAAGTGCCATCCCTGTGGTGATTCTTGTGGCCTCTGTGGGTATTGGCGTTGAGTTCACAGCTCATGTAGCTCTG GGCTTTCTGACAGCCTCAGGCAGCCGAGATGTGCGGTCAGCCCAGGCCTTGGAGCACATGTTTGCACCAGTGATGGATGGGGCCGTGTCTACCCTGCTGGGGCTGCTCATGCTGGCTGGCTCTGACTTCGACTTTATCGTCAG GTACTTCTTTGTGGTGCTGACCGTTCTGACAGGCCTGGGTCTGCTCCACGGGCTCGTTCTGCTTCCTGTGCTGCTCTCCATCCTGGGCCCCCCACCCCAG GTGTCTCTGCCAGATGGAAGCAATCATCTGACCCGCCCTGACCCAGTCTCATTGCCCCTCAGTCCTCCTCACTTCTTCCTGGGCCCAAGCCCAGCCTTCCGGGGTCCTGAGACAGGAGCTGGGGATGCTCCAAGCACCTTCATCCTGCCCCCGGCCCACTCCCATATCTTGGTGGAAGCCAGCAAGGACCCCAACTTCCCAACCATCACA GTGGTACAGACATACAAGGACAGCCCCCCTGGCCCCGGCCTGCCCTCGCTCACAACCACAGCAGGAAGCGAGGCCCGCTGGGGGCCCCACGCAAGCCCCAGTGCCTTCACTACGCTGACGGCCTCAGTCACTGTGGCCCTGCACCCACCCCCGCTGCCAGGCAGCTATGCCCAGGAGGTCTCTGAGGACTGGACTCCTCAGCACCCTCTGGCCACCGAGCCCAAGGGACCTGGCCCCCACTGCTAG